A genomic stretch from Mycobacterium malmoense includes:
- a CDS encoding long-chain-fatty-acid--CoA ligase translates to MTHADGTTATRDTLVGFVEQHARSKPDALAIRHRDRRWSWANWMLRIRHVAGALRTAGVAQGDRVAFLDKNHPACLETLFAAASIGASVTVVNWRTVGEELVHVLNDSGARLLFVGAELSSTVRTIIERAPGLQRVVVVGGKGDEYDAFLSAATPLSESAAVDGRDIAVVMYSSGTTGRPKGVLLSYRALVNHTANLAPQIPFAQGDKNLVAMPLFHVGGLCYALFGIRAGVPTVVTREPDVASLVAAANDGATHAFFVPTVIAGILDAGGAATEVMSHLRYLAYGAAPTPLPLLQRALAAWPTANFIQVYGQTEVAGAAATLGPADHRDSRRPHLLLSAGKASPGSEIQIIDPATGDRVPSGQSGEIWVRSDQRMSGYLNRPEATTETITPDGWLRTGDIGHLDTDNYLYIDDRLKDMIITGGENVYGPEVERVLMGHPAISDAAVIGIPDDRWGESVMALVVSANDIDASDVIEFCRRNLAGYKCPRTVEFRSSLPRNASGKILKAVLREPHWRGRDRAL, encoded by the coding sequence ATGACACATGCCGACGGAACGACCGCCACCAGGGACACACTCGTCGGGTTCGTCGAACAACACGCGCGGAGCAAACCCGATGCACTCGCGATCCGCCATCGTGACCGGCGGTGGTCCTGGGCGAACTGGATGTTACGCATCCGGCACGTCGCGGGCGCGCTACGAACAGCCGGTGTGGCACAAGGCGATCGCGTTGCATTCCTCGACAAGAATCATCCCGCTTGCCTCGAAACCCTCTTCGCGGCGGCATCGATTGGGGCGTCGGTCACCGTCGTCAACTGGCGCACGGTCGGCGAGGAACTGGTCCACGTTCTCAACGACAGCGGCGCGCGGCTGCTTTTCGTCGGCGCCGAACTGTCTTCCACGGTCCGCACAATCATTGAGCGAGCGCCCGGGCTCCAGCGCGTCGTCGTGGTGGGCGGCAAAGGGGACGAGTACGACGCTTTCCTCAGCGCCGCCACACCTTTATCGGAATCGGCGGCGGTCGATGGCCGCGACATCGCGGTCGTGATGTACAGCTCGGGAACGACCGGGCGGCCAAAAGGTGTTCTGCTGAGTTATCGCGCCCTGGTCAATCACACCGCCAACCTGGCCCCGCAAATCCCGTTTGCCCAGGGGGACAAGAACTTAGTCGCCATGCCACTGTTTCATGTCGGCGGCCTCTGCTATGCGTTGTTTGGCATCCGCGCCGGTGTGCCGACGGTGGTGACCCGCGAGCCCGACGTCGCATCCCTGGTCGCCGCCGCGAACGACGGTGCGACCCACGCCTTCTTCGTGCCCACGGTGATCGCCGGCATCCTCGACGCGGGCGGTGCGGCGACCGAAGTCATGTCGCACTTGCGCTATCTCGCGTACGGGGCGGCCCCGACCCCGTTGCCGCTGCTGCAGCGCGCCCTCGCGGCCTGGCCCACAGCGAATTTCATTCAGGTCTACGGGCAGACGGAAGTCGCCGGCGCAGCCGCCACCCTCGGCCCCGCCGATCATCGAGACTCCCGTCGCCCACACTTGCTGCTGTCCGCCGGAAAAGCCTCACCGGGAAGCGAAATCCAGATCATCGATCCGGCCACCGGTGACCGAGTGCCCAGCGGGCAGTCGGGTGAGATCTGGGTGCGCAGCGATCAGCGCATGAGTGGCTACCTGAATCGGCCGGAGGCAACGACCGAAACGATCACGCCCGACGGGTGGTTGCGCACCGGCGACATCGGGCATCTCGACACCGACAACTATCTCTACATCGACGACCGGCTCAAGGACATGATCATCACGGGGGGTGAAAACGTCTACGGCCCCGAGGTGGAACGCGTGCTCATGGGCCACCCCGCCATCTCCGATGCCGCGGTGATCGGTATCCCCGACGATCGCTGGGGCGAGTCCGTCATGGCGCTCGTGGTCAGCGCCAACGACATTGACGCCAGCGACGTCATCGAGTTTTGCCGCCGCA